DNA from Desulfuromonas sp. AOP6:
AGTTGCGTATCCTTGGTTCTTTGGACACCCTGCTTCAGGCTGAACGCCATTACGACAAAAAAGGCAGTCGACTGCCTCGACTGGTCCAGAGGCTGATGGAGAAGCTTGTGGCCAGCGAGGAGGAATGCGCCCTGGCTCTTTACGTCGCCCGGATCTTTGACCTGGGGCTGGCCCTGATCGACAAGGACGTCCTCGACAAGACAGTTCCCCTCTCTCCCCTGGAAAAAACCACAGTCAAGGGACATCCCTATACGGCTGTCAACCTGATCGAAGAGCTCGAGCCGGATCCGGCAATCCGTCAGATTATCCTTCATCATCACGAATATTTTGACGGTTCCGGCTATCCGGACCAGTTGGAAGGGCGGAATATCCCCTTGTTGTCGCGAGTGCTCGCCGTTGCCGATTCGTTCTGCGCATTGACGGAAAATCGGGCTTATCGCAAGGCTGTGTCGGAGGCCGAAGCTTTGGATGAGATCAGAAGGCAATCCGGTACCCGTTATGATCCAAGGATAGTCGAAGCTCTCGAAGCCCTGGTCGGCTCATCCTGAGTTATGTTTTCAGCAGAAAAAAGGCAGTGCCAGGATGCACTGCCTTTTTTCTGCTGTCTGACCCTTTCCGGTTAGCGTCTTACCCGGCGATAGAGGCCCAGCCCCACCAGGCCTGCACCCAGAAGAAGCAGAGTGCCCGGCTCGGGGACGGGAGCCGGCGCGACATCCGTCATGCCGACGATCATATCGTTGTAGTCGGCATCGCCATTGTTCCACATATCTTCCATGGCCGCGTAGAGGGTGGCTCCAAATAGGTCTCCCGCCCCAGGGGCGGTGTCAAAAATGAGAAAGTGGTCGCGGCCGTCTTCATTGAGCAGTGACTGGGAATAGTAAGTGATGTTGTTGGCAGTGAGGAAAAGACCAAAGGTTCCGTCGATAGAAGCCGTTTCATTGGAAGTCGTGTTTGTAACCGTTCCCGCCCCCAGGTCGAAAGCCAGCGTGGTAGCCGTTGTGGGGCTGTCAGAACCGGTAAAAACAATCAGTTTGTCCAGAACACTGATTATTCCTTCGGTGTTCACCTGATACTCATAGATGCCAAATATATTGCTTGAAGCCCAGCCGGCATCTTCTATGCGCAAAAAGGCCGTTGAGCTATCCGCTGTGCCGTCCGTATCGGTCAGGACAACGGTTTCCGCTCCCGTATCGTAGTAGTCGATCCCGTTGGCGGTCAGGACCTGATTGCTGAAACTCAGAGCCAGGGCGCCAGCGGGGAAAAGAAGGACGAGCAACAGAGTGAGCAGTTGTTTTTTCATTTATTCCTCCTGAGGGCTTGGGGGCTACTCTACGCCAAATATTTTTAGATGTTTTAGACCAAAGCAAATTGCTTGCCAATGGGTAAGTGTCCGAAACTATAAGGATAAAAGGCTGGATTTTACTGGGTGTAAAGATTCTCGACAGGTCCTGGGTGCCGGTGGCCGGATCAGGCTTGAAGCTTTTAATATTAATGATAGAATTTTTTTCGAGGTTTCCTCGGCAACATTTTTGGGGGAAAAATGGCGACACTCCCCTGGCGAGATAGACTATGGCTCTCTACCAATATGTGGTTGGCCCCGATCTCCGCATCCTTTCCAGCCGGATCCTGCAGGGCACAGAATCTGCGGATCGGGTACGTCCAGGTGCTGGCCTATTTTATTATCATCACATTCCTCGACTCCTTGTGGATGGCGATGATGCGGTATCCCGGGTTCTTGCTACCGGTGAAAGTCTTACCCTCCAGGCCTTTCCTTTCAGTTGCCCCCATACAACGCTG
Protein-coding regions in this window:
- a CDS encoding DUF4114 domain-containing protein, with product MKKQLLTLLLVLLFPAGALALSFSNQVLTANGIDYYDTGAETVVLTDTDGTADSSTAFLRIEDAGWASSNIFGIYEYQVNTEGIISVLDKLIVFTGSDSPTTATTLAFDLGAGTVTNTTSNETASIDGTFGLFLTANNITYYSQSLLNEDGRDHFLIFDTAPGAGDLFGATLYAAMEDMWNNGDADYNDMIVGMTDVAPAPVPEPGTLLLLGAGLVGLGLYRRVRR